A genomic segment from Triticum aestivum cultivar Chinese Spring unplaced genomic scaffold, IWGSC CS RefSeq v2.1 scaffold50274, whole genome shotgun sequence encodes:
- the LOC123174762 gene encoding non-specific lipid-transfer protein 4.1-like: protein MAHSAVAQVVLVAVVAAMLLAATEAAVSCGQVSSALSPCISYARGNGANPSAACCSGVRSLASSARSTADKQAACKCIKSAAAGLNAGKAAGIPTKCGVSVPYAISSSVDCSKIR, encoded by the coding sequence ATGGCCCATTCTGCTGTTGCTCAGGTCGTGCTCGTCGCCGTGGTGGCCGCTATGCTCCTCGCAGCCACGGAGGCGGCCGTATCGTGCGGTCAGGTGAGCTCTGCCTTGAGCCCCTGCATCTCCTATGCACGCGGCAACGGCGCCAACCCGTCTGCGGCCTGCTGCAGCGGCGTTAGGAGTCTAGCCAGCTCAGCCCGGAGCACCGCTGACAAGCAAGCGGCGTGCAAGTGTATCAAGAGCGCTGCTGCTGGGCTCAACGCTGGCAAGGCCGCGGGCATCCCCACAAAGTGCGGCGTTAGCGTCCCCTACGCCATCAGCTCTTCGGTCGACTGCTCTAAGATTCGCTGA